The DNA window AGCCCTTGCACCACGGGGACATCGACACTCGCCAATTGTCCCGTCGTCCCCGCCGTGCCTCGCGTGAACCAGGGGTAGAGCGGCGCGCCCCCGCGCGAGCCGAGGAAGAGGACGGTGCCCGTGCCCGTCGCGAACACGGGGGAGTAGGACATGTCATCGCGTTGCAGCGAGCGGAAGAGCTCGCGGGTGCCCCGCGCCGTGCCATTCGTCACCCACAGCCGCACGTCATCCGGCATGGGCCCCTGACCTTCGAGCGACGCCGCGAAGTAGAGGGAGTCCCCAGAGCGAACCGCGCGCTGGACCCAGAGACTCTGGTTCTCGTTGTCGCGCGGCAAGGTGGTGACGAGCGTCCGTCCCCCGCCGCTCAGCAGCAGGCTGTAGAGCCGCGACGACTGGGCCACGTAGACCTTCGAGCCCAGTCCGCCCAGGAGGCGGACCTCCTCGCCGAACGTGTCGAGCCGGAGCGTTCCATCGGTCGTTCCGTCCGTCTTCCATATCTCGCGATTGGGTCCATCCCTCAGGATGAACAAGCCCTGGTCCCCTGCCCCGCCCACCTGGGCGACGCTCACCTCCCCCGAGTCCAGCTTCTTGAAGGCCTCCGTCCCCACGCGAGAGCCGTCGGTGCGCCACAGCGTCGTGGCCCCTCGCTGAATCCGGAAGAAGAGCAGGTCATCGCCGACCTTCAAGGTCTGGTGGAAGGCGAGGCCGATGACCTCGGTGAGGGTCGCCAGCAGCATGGTGCCCGCACGAGTCCCGTCGGAGCTCCACACCTCGGTGGTCCCTGTCGGCGTCTGGTGAAAGAAGACCACCCGCTTGTCATTGAGGGCGGTGAGCCCACGCAGCGCGGGGCCCGAGATATCCGGAGTGAAGGCCCTGATGAACCGGGTCCCGCTGTCCGTCCCATCACTGGCCCAGAGCTCGACCATCCCCGTGACCTGGTCGAAGAGCTGGAAGAAGAGCGTGGAGCCCGCGGCCACCGATACGCCCCCCGCGTAGACGCCGGACGGAAACGACCTCACCGGGACCGTTCCCACTTCCGTGCCGTCACTGCGCCACAGCACGGCGCCCCCCACCCAGACAGGGGTGACGGTGAAGTAGAGCGTCCCCTGCACATCGGTGAGGCCCTCCACGTGGCCCTGAGGCGCGAGCCCTGGGGGGTTGACGATGCGGACCCGCGACGCCACACCCGGAGGACAGGCTTGGGCTTTCACCTCCCGAGGCGACTCGTCTGGAAAGCCACCACAGGCCGCCGCCAGCACCCACAAGACCCAGGCCCACCGACTCCTGACTCGCATGTCCGCGCCTCCCAGCCCAGCCAAGGACGCAAGGTAGGGAGCGAGGAAATGCCTCTCAAGGAGTCCCCCCGGGGAGGTGGGAGTGTTTCAGCACTTCGCCCCCACCTCCGGGACGTCAGGTGCCCGGAGCGACAGGCGCGGAGGGGGACGCCGCGCACTGTCGCTGGTAGTCGGCCAGTGTGCGCTCGAAGCGCTCCCGCTCCTCACGAGGCCATTCCTCGGGGAGCTTCGCGAGGGCCTGTCGCTGCTCCTGGACGGCCTCCTGACAGCGGTTCTGATGGAACGCCACCCGGGCCGAGGTCTCCAGCGCATAGGCATTCTCGGGGGCCTGCTGACGGCCTTCGCGCGCGAGCGGTGCGGCCTCTTCATAGCGTCCAGCTTCCGCATGCAGCCAGGCCAGCTCGGTCGCGCTCCACCAGTAGCTGGGGCTGAGGAAGTTCAGCTCCCGCAGGGCTTGCTCGTAGGCAGGAGCCTTGGCGTCGTCTCGCGCCAGTGCGCGCGACAGGTGCGCCCAGGCGTGGAGGCTCTTGGGGAACGTCTTGACACGGACGTGGCCCCACGCGAGCTCCTGCTGGGGCGTGAGGTTCATGGCCTGGGCATAGGAGCTCGCCGACAGGGCATATTGAATCTCGATGGGGTGCCCCGCGAAGGTCGCGGGATGGAAGCGGAAGCCCGCCAGGGCGCGCACCACGAGGCCCGTGAGCTCCTTCGTCGAGGACTCCACGACCTCGATGTTTCGGGGACGGCCATCCGTTCCGACCATGCAGTTGAGAACGACCATGACCACGGTCCCCTCCCGATGAACCTCGTCGGGGAACTCGGGCCACTGCCCCGCGTATCGAAGGGGCGGCTCGAAGTTCTCGCGCAGGTAGTCACACGCCTGGGGCAACTCCGTCTGGTCACAGACGGCGGAGACATCCGCGAGGGCCTGCCGCACCTGCGCCTCCGTGGGCTTCCCCGCGAGGACCTGCGCAGCCTCGGCGAAGACAACAGGGGCCTCGTCGGGAGACACGACACCAAGCGGCTCCGTGCTGCGCTTCGCCATCGGGCCCACATCCCCGTAGACGCGCGGCGCAGCCACTCCTCCACGCTGGTGGTG is part of the Myxococcus landrumus genome and encodes:
- a CDS encoding energy transducer TonB produces the protein MAAPRVYGDVGPMAKRSTEPLGVVSPDEAPVVFAEAAQVLAGKPTEAQVRQALADVSAVCDQTELPQACDYLRENFEPPLRYAGQWPEFPDEVHREGTVVMVVLNCMVGTDGRPRNIEVVESSTKELTGLVVRALAGFRFHPATFAGHPIEIQYALSASSYAQAMNLTPQQELAWGHVRVKTFPKSLHAWAHLSRALARDDAKAPAYEQALRELNFLSPSYWWSATELAWLHAEAGRYEEAAPLAREGRQQAPENAYALETSARVAFHQNRCQEAVQEQRQALAKLPEEWPREERERFERTLADYQRQCAASPSAPVAPGT